A genomic stretch from Chitinophagaceae bacterium includes:
- a CDS encoding DinB family protein: MNKEIQAIINSLQQVLNGQPWYGEAVLPMLKKIHPAVVYINPKNSHAAIEILYHMINWAQFTLNRLQRKLEEDLVDSEESDWRMIDPKEHTWKSGLAEFESLHQQIIAVLKKKDDSLLDEKVDFRDYNFRFLLNGLIQHNIYHLGQIAFLKNLLGE; the protein is encoded by the coding sequence ATGAACAAAGAAATTCAAGCCATCATCAATAGTCTGCAGCAGGTATTGAATGGTCAGCCCTGGTATGGTGAAGCCGTGCTTCCCATGCTGAAGAAAATTCATCCCGCTGTTGTGTATATCAATCCAAAGAATTCGCATGCAGCCATTGAGATATTGTATCACATGATCAACTGGGCACAGTTTACATTGAACCGTTTGCAGAGAAAGTTGGAAGAGGACCTTGTTGATTCAGAAGAATCAGACTGGCGGATGATTGATCCTAAAGAACATACCTGGAAAAGCGGACTGGCTGAATTTGAATCACTTCATCAGCAGATCATTGCTGTTTTAAAAAAGAAAGACGATTCTTTACTCGATGAGAAAGTTGATTTCAGGGATTACAATTTCCGTTTTTTGCTGAACGGATTGATTCAGCATAATATTTATCATTTGGGACAGATTGCTTTTTTGAAAAATTTGCTGGGGGAGTAA
- a CDS encoding SGNH/GDSL hydrolase family protein: MRKNLKALLFGLVVALLLCDIVLRIYNPFATYTKQGKLVLPANQKAVFENKWISQLDKQIYYSRNSLGFRGPEPTDSIFKLNSIITIGGSTTECRFLSDSTTWPFLLGESLKDSIPNLWINNAGIDGHSTFGHLHLLKEYVLKLKPKYILLLTGVNDVETEKPESFDLMNDNRIHFTSVNQFLKSVLLKTEIGSTVFQFYSVRLAYKKGLIHKEVDFKTLPDTTLSASFVKQQLEHQKTYLTGYQTRLQEIITLCKTNGIQPILLTQPSLYGAYVDSATGMKMDTKYYPIDGNIKNNLLQEQVLEEYNNVVRSFQNQTAVIDLSKLMPKNTAYFYDFIHFNKKGSVKVANLLTDELRLIIK; encoded by the coding sequence ATGAGAAAAAATCTCAAAGCACTTTTGTTTGGCTTGGTTGTGGCGCTACTGCTCTGCGACATTGTTTTGCGGATTTACAATCCCTTTGCAACCTATACCAAACAGGGGAAGCTTGTATTACCTGCCAATCAGAAAGCGGTGTTTGAAAATAAATGGATCTCACAACTAGATAAGCAGATTTATTATTCGAGAAACTCACTGGGTTTTCGTGGACCAGAACCAACGGACAGTATTTTCAAACTCAACTCAATTATAACCATTGGCGGCAGCACTACTGAATGCAGGTTTTTAAGCGACAGTACAACATGGCCTTTCTTATTAGGTGAGTCATTGAAAGATTCTATTCCCAATTTATGGATCAACAACGCAGGAATTGACGGGCATTCAACCTTTGGTCATTTGCATTTACTGAAAGAATATGTATTGAAACTGAAACCGAAATATATACTGCTGTTAACAGGCGTCAATGATGTGGAAACAGAAAAACCTGAAAGCTTCGATTTGATGAATGACAACAGAATTCACTTTACATCTGTGAACCAGTTTTTAAAATCTGTTCTTCTTAAAACAGAAATCGGTTCAACTGTCTTTCAATTTTATTCTGTCCGTCTGGCTTATAAAAAAGGGTTAATTCATAAAGAGGTTGATTTTAAAACACTTCCTGATACAACACTCTCAGCTTCTTTTGTAAAGCAGCAACTGGAGCATCAGAAAACTTATCTCACCGGTTATCAAACAAGATTGCAGGAAATTATTACTCTTTGCAAAACAAACGGAATACAACCCATCTTATTAACTCAGCCTTCTTTATACGGCGCTTATGTTGATTCAGCCACAGGGATGAAAATGGATACAAAGTATTATCCAATTGATGGCAATATCAAAAACAACCTGCTGCAGGAACAGGTGCTGGAAGAGTATAACAATGTGGTGCGTTCATTTCAAAACCAGACAGCAGTGATTGATCTGTCGAAACTGATGCCGAAAAACACAGCCTATTTTTACGACTTCATTCATTTCAATAAAAAAGGATCTGTGAAAGTGGCCAATCTGTTGACTGATGAATTAAGGCTTATCATCAAATAA
- a CDS encoding ATP-grasp domain-containing protein, with translation MANTILHNESIPSQRKKIIVLGSGPNRIGQGIEFDYCCVHGLLAIKECGFEAIMVNCNPETVSTDFDMADKLYFEPVYWEHLWEIIELEKPYGVIVQLGGQTALKLSKRLHERGIRIIGTSFDSMDIAEDRGRFSDLLKELGIPYPKYGTAFNSDDAIDVAKEVGYPVLVRPSYVLGGQRMRIVLNEDELEKAVLSLIKHLPGNKILIDHFLERCQEAEIDAIYDGENFHVMGVMEHIEPAGIHSGDSHAVLPEFNLTPLIVTTMKDYAKRIAQSLEIRGLINIQFAIKDGKVFVIEANPRASRTTPFIAKAYQIPYLNIATKVMLGEKKLTDFTYEKKLTGYAIKEPVFSFNKFPNVNKELGPEMKSTGEAIRFIKDLRDPYFRQLYKERSMHLSK, from the coding sequence ATGGCAAATACGATCCTTCACAACGAATCCATTCCATCTCAACGTAAAAAAATTATTGTTCTCGGCAGTGGCCCTAACCGAATTGGCCAGGGTATTGAGTTCGACTACTGCTGTGTTCACGGACTGCTCGCCATCAAAGAATGCGGCTTTGAAGCCATTATGGTGAATTGCAACCCGGAGACTGTAAGTACCGATTTCGACATGGCCGATAAACTTTATTTCGAGCCGGTATACTGGGAACATCTCTGGGAAATCATTGAGCTGGAAAAACCTTACGGTGTTATTGTTCAATTAGGCGGACAAACAGCCCTGAAGCTTTCCAAACGTTTACATGAAAGAGGTATCCGCATTATCGGTACATCGTTCGACAGTATGGATATTGCTGAAGACCGTGGCCGTTTCAGTGATTTGCTGAAAGAGCTGGGTATTCCTTATCCAAAATATGGCACAGCTTTCAATTCAGATGATGCCATTGATGTGGCAAAGGAAGTAGGTTATCCTGTACTGGTTCGTCCCAGTTATGTATTAGGGGGACAGCGTATGCGGATTGTATTGAATGAAGATGAACTGGAAAAAGCAGTATTGAGTCTTATCAAACATTTACCCGGCAATAAAATTCTGATCGATCATTTCCTTGAGCGTTGCCAGGAAGCTGAGATTGATGCGATCTACGATGGTGAGAATTTTCATGTAATGGGTGTGATGGAGCATATTGAACCCGCAGGTATTCACAGCGGCGACAGTCATGCAGTATTACCAGAGTTCAATCTTACTCCGTTGATTGTAACTACCATGAAAGATTATGCAAAACGTATTGCACAATCATTGGAGATTCGTGGACTCATCAACATTCAGTTTGCCATTAAAGATGGTAAAGTGTTTGTAATTGAAGCCAATCCAAGAGCATCACGTACAACACCGTTTATTGCAAAAGCCTACCAGATTCCTTACCTGAACATTGCAACTAAAGTAATGCTGGGCGAAAAGAAGCTGACTGATTTTACGTACGAAAAGAAACTCACCGGTTATGCCATTAAAGAACCGGTATTCAGTTTTAATAAATTCCCGAACGTAAATAAAGAGCTGGGGCCTGAAATGAAAAGTACAGGTGAAGCCATCCGTTTCATTAAAGATCTCCGTGATCCATACTTCCGCCAGTTGTATAAAGAAAGAAGTATGCACTTGAGTAAATAA
- a CDS encoding SGNH/GDSL hydrolase family protein: MNKTAATKRSFGRTLFYFLLIFAFLFFIMESLLSIAYYQKNGGSLFATTGFINNMKNKFLPAGDRSVSYRIEQLARLDSSAEMNKTIADEAIEANGFEYQPWVGYSAKSYHGKYLTIDGLIRKTIPETSADSSSADTLLIYFLGGSTMFGYNVTDAETIPAYFVKQYKGGNYKLPVKVVNFSIPSYYSYNELMLLTNLLYSGKRPDLVLFFDGLNDFIAAKASPFKKPILYYRMAQAFSMDINKGNRNYSDSMDFVFTNSPGSSIPSLSDSMYQNYISTVASIETISKAYGVKSFFFVQPVPYYNYPNQKKDSICSQLDYPQYKYIYPKLEAEAANRTDFFFLGNMLSNETGITFVDKFHYSPKINEKIAAAMLEKIHPFIDSLTKK, from the coding sequence ATGAATAAGACTGCTGCCACAAAAAGATCCTTTGGAAGAACACTGTTTTATTTCCTGCTGATATTCGCCTTCCTTTTTTTCATCATGGAATCACTGTTGAGCATTGCTTACTATCAAAAAAATGGCGGGTCGCTTTTTGCAACTACAGGGTTTATCAATAACATGAAGAATAAGTTTTTACCTGCAGGCGACCGCTCTGTTTCTTACAGAATCGAGCAACTGGCCCGTCTTGATTCTTCAGCAGAGATGAATAAAACAATTGCTGATGAAGCAATTGAAGCAAATGGTTTTGAATACCAGCCATGGGTTGGCTATTCTGCAAAAAGTTATCATGGCAAATACCTCACTATTGACGGGCTGATCAGAAAAACAATTCCTGAAACAAGTGCCGACAGCTCTTCTGCAGATACATTACTAATCTATTTTTTGGGAGGCTCTACCATGTTTGGTTATAATGTAACCGATGCTGAAACCATCCCTGCATATTTTGTAAAACAATACAAAGGAGGGAATTACAAACTGCCGGTGAAAGTGGTGAACTTCAGCATTCCCTCTTATTACAGCTATAATGAACTAATGCTGCTTACCAATTTATTATACTCCGGCAAACGTCCCGATCTTGTTTTGTTTTTCGATGGACTGAATGATTTTATTGCAGCTAAAGCATCACCCTTTAAAAAACCGATCCTTTATTACCGCATGGCTCAGGCTTTTTCAATGGATATCAACAAAGGCAACCGGAATTATTCCGACTCAATGGATTTTGTTTTTACCAATTCTCCGGGATCTTCCATTCCATCGCTCAGCGATTCAATGTACCAGAATTACATTTCAACAGTTGCCTCTATCGAAACCATTTCCAAAGCCTACGGAGTAAAGTCATTTTTCTTTGTACAGCCTGTTCCGTATTACAATTATCCGAATCAGAAAAAAGACAGCATCTGTTCACAACTGGATTATCCGCAATACAAATACATTTATCCAAAGCTGGAAGCTGAAGCAGCAAACAGAACTGATTTTTTCTTTCTTGGCAATATGCTGAGCAATGAAACGGGAATTACGTTTGTTGATAAGTTTCATTATTCGCCCAAAATCAATGAAAAAATTGCTGCCGCAATGCTTGAAAAAATTCATCCTTTTATTGATTCCCTTACCAAAAAATAA